The following are encoded together in the Arcticibacterium luteifluviistationis genome:
- a CDS encoding inorganic pyrophosphatase, which yields MKPVYKAHPWHGISIGEDAPNIVTTFIEIVPSDTIKYEIDKETGYLSIDRPQKYSNIVPSLYGFIPRTYCGDRVADFARKNGAENVTGGDCDPLDICVLSSHHIPHGDIILKARPIGGLCLVDKGEADDKIIAVLVGDHIYGEYQDLKDMPKDVVERLKHYFLTYKNLPDEPKHCEIAHDYGVDEAKEVIKLAMKDYRDIIFNPI from the coding sequence ATGAAACCTGTATATAAAGCTCATCCTTGGCATGGTATATCCATAGGCGAGGATGCTCCCAATATTGTTACCACTTTTATAGAGATTGTGCCGTCTGATACAATCAAATATGAGATAGATAAAGAGACTGGCTATTTGTCTATTGACAGACCTCAAAAGTATTCTAACATTGTTCCTTCTTTGTATGGTTTTATACCGAGAACATACTGTGGCGATAGAGTAGCTGATTTTGCTAGAAAAAATGGAGCAGAAAACGTTACAGGCGGAGACTGTGACCCACTTGATATCTGTGTACTTTCATCTCACCATATCCCTCATGGCGATATTATATTAAAGGCAAGACCAATAGGTGGCCTGTGTTTAGTAGACAAAGGAGAGGCTGATGATAAGATTATAGCGGTACTAGTAGGCGACCATATTTATGGCGAATACCAAGATCTTAAAGACATGCCAAAAGATGTGGTAGAGCGTCTAAAGCATTACTTCTTAACATATAAAAACCTCCCTGACGAGCCTAAACACTGTGAAATAGCTCACGATTATGGTGTAGACGAGGCCAAAGAGGTTATTAAATTAGCGATGAAAGATTATAGAGATATAATTTTCAATCCGATTTAA
- a CDS encoding DUF3179 domain-containing protein translates to MMTKSKVFFIGLAVLISGCNKNVEPKVGTVNSSSNLNEEWDIPFAQVKDGGVGKDGIRSIDAPVVVEGDAATFLKDEELVLGIKYGNTAIAYPHKILDYHEIVNHGIEDFSYSISYCPLTGTGILYNRNIDNKLTTFGVSGLLFNSNLILYDRETGSNWPQMMLKSVNGEQRGKENEFNQLIETTWATWKKWYPDSKVMSVSENLGRNYDKYPYGNYKTNDEYLLYSVPYKLKNIPNKERILGIRNNGVVAYSRFNAFAEETGFRTRSVGGDDIYVFGSLVDNYMFAFKAKTLDGVKVEIDEVLLGKASGTLFRDKEGNVWSVFGEALEGERKGQKLQIPENYIGYAFAWAAFYAESFVVE, encoded by the coding sequence ATGATGACCAAAAGTAAAGTGTTTTTCATAGGCCTTGCTGTACTTATTTCAGGGTGTAATAAGAATGTAGAACCTAAGGTTGGTACGGTAAATTCAAGTAGTAATTTAAATGAGGAATGGGATATCCCTTTTGCTCAAGTAAAGGATGGAGGAGTAGGGAAGGATGGCATTCGTTCTATTGATGCACCTGTTGTGGTGGAAGGAGACGCAGCTACTTTTCTTAAAGATGAAGAACTGGTTTTAGGAATTAAATATGGTAACACTGCTATAGCATATCCTCATAAAATTCTTGACTATCATGAAATTGTAAATCACGGTATTGAAGATTTTAGCTATTCCATTTCCTATTGTCCTTTAACAGGAACTGGCATTTTATATAACAGAAACATTGATAATAAATTAACCACTTTTGGAGTGTCTGGCCTGTTATTTAATTCCAATCTGATTCTTTACGATAGAGAAACAGGTTCTAATTGGCCACAAATGATGTTGAAATCGGTGAATGGAGAACAAAGAGGTAAAGAAAATGAGTTTAATCAATTAATCGAAACCACTTGGGCTACATGGAAAAAATGGTATCCAGATTCTAAAGTGATGAGCGTAAGCGAAAATTTGGGTAGAAATTACGACAAATACCCCTACGGAAATTATAAAACAAATGATGAATATCTATTGTATTCAGTACCTTATAAACTGAAGAACATTCCGAATAAAGAACGTATTTTAGGTATACGAAATAATGGAGTTGTTGCTTATAGTAGATTTAATGCTTTTGCTGAGGAAACTGGTTTCAGAACTAGGTCTGTAGGTGGCGATGATATTTATGTCTTTGGTTCTTTAGTAGACAACTATATGTTTGCTTTTAAAGCCAAAACTCTTGACGGTGTAAAGGTAGAAATTGATGAAGTACTACTTGGTAAAGCTTCAGGAACACTTTTTAGAGATAAGGAAGGAAACGTCTGGAGTGTTTTTGGTGAAGCCTTAGAGGGTGAAAGGAAGGGTCAAAAACTTCAAATTCCTGAAAACTACATAGGTTATGCTTTTGCTTGGGCTGCGTTTTATGCCGAATCTTTTGTAGTCGAATAA
- a CDS encoding pyridoxamine 5'-phosphate oxidase family protein codes for MAKIHPEISEDLKKFIEAQHIFFVGTAMEDGKVNVSPKGRDSMRVIGPNKILWRNLTGSGNETAAHIKKVNRITLMWCAFEGKPMILRCYGTAKAYHERDTEWEELNGMFPHSNGARQVYEIEVETVQTSCGYSIPFMDFKEDRDVLEKWTENKGRDGIRDYWKEKNTKSFDGAETGIFE; via the coding sequence ATGGCTAAAATTCATCCAGAAATCTCAGAAGACCTTAAGAAGTTCATAGAAGCCCAGCATATCTTTTTTGTGGGTACTGCCATGGAAGACGGAAAAGTTAATGTGTCACCTAAGGGAAGGGACTCTATGAGGGTTATTGGTCCTAATAAAATACTCTGGAGAAACCTTACAGGAAGTGGAAATGAAACAGCCGCACACATAAAAAAGGTTAATAGAATTACGCTTATGTGGTGTGCCTTTGAAGGCAAACCTATGATACTTCGCTGCTATGGCACTGCTAAGGCATATCATGAAAGAGATACTGAATGGGAAGAACTTAATGGCATGTTCCCTCATAGTAATGGAGCCAGACAGGTTTACGAAATTGAAGTAGAAACGGTCCAAACTTCCTGCGGATATTCCATACCATTTATGGACTTTAAAGAAGATCGGGATGTGCTGGAAAAATGGACCGAGAATAAAGGCCGAGACGGAATCAGAGACTATTGGAAAGAAAAGAATACCAAAAGCTTTGATGGTGCCGAGACCGGCATTTTTGAATAA
- a CDS encoding LysE family translocator, producing MFGIINFGAFVLSGMLVNVAPGADTMFILGRSISQGRKSGIYSALGILGGALIHCIMAAFGLSILLAKSALAFSIVKYLGAAYLIFLGLKLLFSKGAKLGETETAIKTESLKKIFWSGVLTDLLNPKVALFFLAFLPQFINPEYAENAIPFLILGFTFLFTGAIWCIGVAIFAARLSNKFRENPKIKYWLDKSTGGIFLALGAKLAFSKS from the coding sequence ATGTTTGGAATTATAAATTTTGGAGCTTTTGTATTAAGTGGAATGTTGGTCAATGTTGCTCCAGGGGCAGATACCATGTTTATTCTTGGTAGAAGTATTTCTCAAGGAAGAAAATCTGGAATTTATTCTGCTCTAGGTATTTTAGGTGGTGCTTTAATTCACTGCATTATGGCGGCTTTTGGTTTGTCCATTTTATTGGCAAAGTCGGCTTTAGCCTTTTCAATAGTTAAATACTTAGGAGCAGCTTATCTTATCTTTTTAGGCCTAAAACTACTGTTTTCAAAAGGTGCTAAATTGGGAGAAACAGAGACTGCAATAAAAACAGAAAGCTTAAAAAAAATATTTTGGTCTGGTGTTCTTACAGATTTACTAAACCCTAAAGTGGCTTTATTTTTCTTAGCTTTTTTACCTCAATTTATCAATCCAGAATATGCTGAAAATGCCATTCCTTTTCTTATTCTAGGTTTTACTTTCCTTTTTACTGGAGCTATTTGGTGCATTGGCGTAGCTATTTTTGCGGCAAGACTTTCTAACAAGTTTAGAGAAAACCCTAAAATCAAATACTGGCTTGATAAAAGCACAGGAGGTATCTTTTTAGCTCTCGGAGCTAAACTGGCTTTTTCTAAAAGCTAA
- a CDS encoding sodium:solute symporter, which yields MKTNSIDLIIFGVYLLMVLAFGLSFYKKKRSAKGFTTGEGRLPTWTLGMSVFATYVSSISFLALPGNAFLKDWNGLVFSLSIPLAAFIAVKFFVPLYRKLDSESAYFFMEQRFGAWARIYASACYLLTQLARMGAILYLLALPMHTLMGWSIPSIIIFTGILVMVYATLGGIEAVVWTDAIQGIVLIVGAIICLVVLIIDIPGGFGGFIEVASEQKKFSLGELGISLTEPSFWLILIYGFFINLQNFGADQSYIQRYLGAKTDKDAAKSVWLGSLLYVPVSIMFFMIGTALWVYYQSFPELLPAGMASDKVFPHFIVNELPVGLTGLLIAAIFSAGMSTVSTSINSSATVLLSDYYRKFSKTTVSEKASIGFLRLSSLVMGLLSIVVALAFNGVTSALDTWWALASIFSGGILGLFLLGLLIKNITPRTALIAVAAGLVFILFTSLLPFFGIAPIIHSNWVVVFGTLLIFGIGWGLSKLKS from the coding sequence ATGAAAACAAACTCGATAGATCTTATAATTTTTGGCGTTTACCTACTGATGGTATTAGCATTTGGACTGTCTTTTTATAAGAAAAAAAGGAGTGCCAAAGGGTTTACTACTGGAGAAGGTAGGCTGCCCACTTGGACTTTGGGCATGTCCGTTTTTGCCACTTATGTAAGTAGTATTAGCTTTTTAGCCTTACCAGGCAATGCTTTCTTGAAAGATTGGAATGGTTTGGTGTTTAGTTTGAGTATTCCCTTGGCAGCATTTATTGCTGTTAAATTCTTCGTGCCGCTTTATAGGAAATTAGACAGCGAATCGGCTTACTTTTTTATGGAGCAGCGGTTTGGAGCATGGGCCAGAATTTATGCTTCAGCGTGTTATTTATTAACACAGTTGGCCAGAATGGGTGCTATACTTTACCTTTTGGCTTTGCCAATGCACACCTTAATGGGTTGGAGTATTCCAAGTATTATCATTTTTACAGGAATTTTGGTGATGGTTTATGCTACACTAGGTGGTATAGAAGCAGTGGTCTGGACAGATGCAATTCAGGGAATAGTGCTGATAGTTGGAGCTATTATTTGTTTAGTGGTGCTCATTATTGACATTCCTGGTGGTTTCGGAGGTTTTATAGAAGTGGCATCTGAACAAAAGAAGTTTAGTCTCGGCGAATTAGGCATTAGTCTCACAGAGCCGTCTTTCTGGTTAATCTTAATTTATGGTTTCTTCATTAATCTACAGAATTTTGGAGCAGACCAAAGTTACATTCAACGATATTTAGGAGCGAAAACAGATAAAGATGCTGCAAAATCAGTGTGGTTAGGTAGTTTACTTTATGTGCCTGTTTCTATTATGTTTTTTATGATAGGAACCGCCTTATGGGTTTATTATCAATCTTTCCCTGAACTACTGCCGGCCGGAATGGCCTCCGATAAAGTGTTTCCGCACTTTATCGTGAACGAACTTCCAGTAGGTTTGACTGGACTGTTGATTGCCGCTATATTCTCCGCAGGAATGAGTACTGTGAGTACCAGTATTAATAGTTCAGCTACGGTTTTACTTTCTGATTATTATAGAAAATTCAGCAAAACCACAGTTTCGGAAAAAGCATCCATTGGCTTTTTAAGGCTTTCTTCACTCGTGATGGGCTTACTGAGTATTGTGGTAGCTTTAGCATTTAATGGCGTAACTAGTGCTCTAGATACCTGGTGGGCTTTGGCATCTATATTTAGTGGTGGTATTTTAGGCTTGTTCTTATTAGGACTTTTGATAAAAAACATTACACCTAGAACAGCTCTAATTGCCGTAGCCGCTGGATTGGTATTTATACTTTTTACCAGTCTATTACCTTTCTTCGGAATAGCTCCTATAATTCACTCTAATTGGGTGGTAGTTTTCGGTACGCTATTAATCTTTGGAATTGGTTGGGGCTTGAGCAAGCTGAAAAGCTGA
- a CDS encoding dihydrodipicolinate synthase family protein — MSDKLNSELSGIITPLVTPLKSDFSLDEEALAKIINHAIDGGVHAIFPLGTTGEFASFSLNFQLDLIKKVSKVVNGRVAVLISITSSCLDDSFKLAEMATTCHADAVVATLPFYFTLNQDEIVSYFQRIADGVKLPLYMYNMPGMTKIHIAPETVNILAKHPNIIGLKDSSGDMNYFKAVSELVDEPGFSLYVGPEEELAEALRLGAKGGVNGGSNIFPEFYVELFNAFEKGDLAQVEELQTKIKAFSAAVYNLTDNPNSYLQGLKAAMSVKGLCEPTLAPPLKSLGSADMERLRIVLNDWT, encoded by the coding sequence ATGTCAGACAAATTAAATTCAGAACTATCAGGTATTATCACACCACTTGTTACACCCTTAAAATCAGATTTTTCATTAGATGAAGAGGCTTTAGCAAAGATTATTAATCACGCCATTGATGGTGGCGTTCACGCCATATTTCCTTTAGGAACTACGGGTGAGTTTGCCAGCTTCAGTTTAAATTTTCAATTAGATCTAATTAAGAAAGTTTCTAAAGTTGTCAATGGTAGAGTAGCCGTTTTAATTAGTATTACCTCTTCGTGTCTTGATGATTCGTTTAAATTGGCCGAGATGGCCACTACTTGTCATGCAGATGCCGTGGTTGCTACTTTACCTTTCTATTTTACCCTAAACCAAGATGAGATAGTTAGTTACTTTCAACGTATAGCTGATGGAGTAAAATTGCCGCTTTACATGTATAATATGCCAGGTATGACTAAAATTCACATTGCACCCGAAACGGTCAATATTTTAGCAAAACACCCGAATATTATAGGGCTAAAAGACAGTTCTGGAGACATGAATTACTTTAAGGCTGTCAGTGAATTAGTGGATGAGCCCGGTTTTAGTCTATATGTTGGGCCTGAGGAAGAACTAGCAGAAGCGTTAAGATTAGGAGCTAAAGGTGGTGTAAATGGAGGTTCAAATATTTTTCCTGAGTTTTATGTAGAGCTTTTTAATGCTTTTGAAAAAGGCGATTTAGCTCAAGTGGAAGAATTACAAACGAAGATCAAGGCATTTAGTGCTGCCGTGTACAATTTGACCGATAACCCGAACAGCTATTTGCAAGGCTTAAAAGCTGCAATGTCTGTCAAAGGATTATGTGAGCCTACACTGGCTCCTCCTTTAAAAAGCTTAGGAAGTGCCGATATGGAAAGATTGAGAATAGTTTTAAATGACTGGACATGA